Genomic DNA from Clostridia bacterium:
AAGGCGCGAAAAAGCGTATGACCGCCGCCGAAAAGCAGGCGGCGCGCGACGCCGCGGACAAGGCGGCGTTTATGGAAAAACTCAACGCGTCCAAAAAGACGCAGGCGGGGCTTCCCGGCACCGATTCCACGCCGATCCCGCTGAAAAAGCGCGAGGGCAGGGTGGTCGAGATACCCTTCAAGCCCGCGAAGACGCGCGCGAAAAAGCAGCAGGCCGAGCCGAAGCCGGAGCCGCCCAAGCCCGAGCCGAAAGCCGCGAAGAAAAACCGCAGGCGCGCCGAAAAACCCGCTCCCGCGCAGCCGGAAGCGGCGCCGGCGCAGACCGTGCCGGCTGTAACCGCGCCTTCCGCGAAGCGGAAGAAGAACCGCAAGGCCGAAAAGTCCGCGTCGCCGCTGAAGATCATGGCGCTCGGCGGACTGCACGAGATCGGCAAGAATCTGTACGTATTCGAGTATGAGAACGATATGATAATCGTCGACGTCGGGCTCGAGTTTCCCGATCAGGATATGCTCGGCATAGACGTCGTCATCCCCGACTTCACCTATCTTCTCAACAACCGCGAAAAGATCCGCGGCATAATCATCACCCACGGCCACGAGGACCACATCGGCGGCCTGCCTTATCTGATGAAGGAGCTGGATACGACTATCTACTCCACCAGAATGACGCAGGGGCTCATCGAGGCGAAGTTCGTCGAGCACGGGCTGAAGGGCAAGGTCAACATGAACACCGTCAAGGCGGGCGACGTCATAAAGCTCGGCTGCTTTGAAGTCGAGTTCATCACCGTCAACCACTCGATTCCGGACGCCGTCGCGCTCGCGATAAAGACTCCGGTCGGAACGCTCGTCCACACCGGCGACTTCAAGATCGACACCACCCCGACGCAGGGCGAAATGATAGACCTCGCGCGCTTCGGCGACCTCGGCAACGAGGGCGTCCTCGCGCTGCTGATGGACTCCACGAACGCCGAGCGTCCCGGTTACACGATGAGCGAGCGCCGCGTCAGTCAGTCGCTTGAAAACATCTTCAAAAACGCCGAGGGCAAGCGCATCATCATCGCGACGTTTTCCTCGAACGTCTACCGCGTGCAGCAGATAATCGACATCGCCGCCGCGCTCGGCAGGAAGGTCGCGCTTTCCGGCAGGAGCATGGTAAACGTGACCGCAATAGCCGAACAGCTCGGCTACATCAAGCTGCCCGCGGGCGTCCTGCTCGACATCAACGTCATCGATAAATACCCGAAGGATCAGACGGTGATAATCACAACCGGCTCTCAAGGCGAAACCATGTCCGCGCTCTACCGTATGGCGTATTCCGACCACCGCAAGGTAGTCGTTTCGGAGGACGACCTTATCGTGCTCTCCTCCAACCCGATCCCCGGCAACGAGAAGTTCGTCACGAACATAGTCAACGAGCTGATGAAGCTCGGCTGTTCGGTCGTCTATGAATCGCTCGCGGAGGTGCACACCTCCGGCCACGCCTGCCAGGAGGAACTGAAACTGATCCTCGGGCTCGTCAAGCCGAAGTTTAACATCCCCGTGCACGGCGAATACAATCATCTGAAAAAGTCTCAGATGCTCGGTGAAAGCATGGGCATCCCGACAGAGAATATACTTATATCCGACAACGGCAAGGTGATCGAGCTGACGCCCGAATCCGCCGCCTTCAAGGGCGAAGTGCCGACCGGTAGCGTTTTCGTCGACGGCACGAGCGTCGGCGACGTCGGCGCGATAGTCATGCGCGAGCGCAGACAGCTCGCTTCGGACGGCCTCATCGTCGTCGCGGTCTCGGTCGACAGACAGACCGGATACCTCGTCTGTGAGCCGGAGATCATCAGCCGCGGGTTCGTCTATATGCGCGAATCCGAGGAGCTTCTCGGGCAGCTCAAGGAGCTCGTGACCGACTGCGTAAACAGGAACGCGACGATCGGCGTTCACGACTACAACGCGCTGAAAACCGTCGTGCGCGACGAGCTCTCCAAGACGATCTTCAAGCAGAGCAAGCGAACGCCGATGGTCATTCCGGTCATATCGCATATCTGATCGCGGGAGGAAATTATGGCGGATAAATCAAGAAACGATACTTTGATACTGTTTTTCTGCGCGACTCCCGAGGACATCGTTAAGTGCTGGGAGAAGTACAGCCGCGGATGCCACAGAATGCTTTTCTTTGCGGGCGGCGGAGTCAATATTACAGTGAACGGCGAAGATTATGCCGCTGGTGAAAAAACGATAACGTTTTTCAGGAGCTCCGATATGTGTGAGTTTCCGGCGGAATGGCACAGCGGTTCAAAGCAGAAGCATATCGAATGCTACGCTGTTTTCGTCGGCGGCGCGCATTACGACGCCGTCCGCAAACTGCTTGGCGAAGACGCGGCTTTTTCGGATTACGGGAGAGCGCGTGCGCCGCTTTCCTTCAAACTCGACGATATCCAATGCGACAAGATGATCCGCGAGATGAAGGATTTCAATCAGTCCGAGGATATCGGCGCGGCGGAGCATCTGAACTCCACGCGCCTGCTCGTCGCGGGCTACTATTACTCCTTCATTGTCAGGGGCAACCGCCCCGCAGTTCGCTTTGCGGACGCGCCGCGCTGGCTGAATGACTATTACGAGCTGATCAGCAAGCCGGAGATATTCACTCTGCCGTTCGAGCAGATAGTAGCGCTTTCCGGCAAGACGAGGGAGCATCTCTCGCGCGTGTTCAAGTCGCTGACGGGTGTAAACATTTCGGACTTTATAGTTTCAAAGCGCATCAACTACGCCTGTGTACTGCTCCGCGACGGGAAGAAGCCCATTCAGGAGATCGTTGAGAAGTGCGGCTTCACCAACATAGGAACGTTTTACAACAACTTCAAGAAAAAGACCGGCGAGTCGCCCGAGCGCTACCGCAAGATGCTGATATCCGGCGAATCCTTCGGCGGCAAAAAGAAGCCGGTACATAACGGTTGAAAAACAGAAAACAATATTAAAAGGCACGCCCAAAGGGCGCGCCTTTTTGCGTATCCTTATCTGGTCACACGGGATTCGCCGTCGCGGCGAAGGCCCACTTGTTGCAGTGGATATCCGGCTTTTCGCCGTCTCCGCGGCAGTCGAGGCGGAGACGCTCCTCCGCGAGCTCGGGCAGGTCGTCGAGTTTGCCGTCGAGGTATTCATCTATGCGGCGCATCATCGTTATGAAGCGGCTGCGCAGACCGCCGAGGCGCAGATCCTCGACCTCGAAGCCGAAGGTCTTGTTCTCGGTGTACCACTGCGTGCGGAAGGTCTCGAAAAACTGCTCGAACGCCGCGAACGCCGCCTCGAGTTCGCCTTCGCGCAGGCGTTTCAGTTCGGCTTTGTCGCCGGAGTCGTACGCCGGCTTGAGCTTGAGCGCGAGGCCGAGCTTTTCGGAAAGGTAGCGGCAGAGCGCCGCGGAGTTGTCGAAAATATAGCGCCATTCGGGGTTGCGGTCGGCGGCGCATGAGAGATACTGCGCGTACTTCGCGTAGGTCTCCGGGTAGTCGGCGCCGATATGCTTATCCGCCAGCCCTATGAATGGGTCTCCGTAGACGAGATACTTCGCGGGGTTCAGGTCTGTCGGACTGTCGAAGTTGCCGGCGGGCAGCTGCGGCATATCCAGCATCATGAAGTCCTCCATCTCGCCTCCGACGCAGGTGCGGAAACGGCGCGCCGCGCGTTCCTCGCTTATGTCGCCGGTGAAGCACCCTTCGGCGTAGAGCTGGAAGACGGGCAGCACGGCGAAGAAGGGGCATTCGCAGCCGTTGTCGCCCCATGCGGTTATGAGGATATCGTCCACTCCGTGCTCGAAGCAGCTTTCTATTGCGGGCTTGCTGCGGGTGAAGCTGTAATGATTCAACGGCGCGAAGCCGACCCATTTCCACGCGCCGCCGGCGAAGGCGACGGGGTTATCGAACTTCTGATGCATCTCTATAACGCCGTCGTAGATGCGCTTGTCGCCGTTGTAGTAGTCCCAGTAGACGAGCGTCATATTCTTCGGCGGCACCTCATGGATATCGGCGGGCAGGGAAGCGGTCGTGTCGTACCTGTTGCGCGGATTGCCCTCGGCGTCGCAGTTGAAAAGCATATCGCTCCACATCATCGGAGAAACGCCGTATTTATCGCATATATCGCATACTTTTTTCAGGTGCTTGCGCATTATCGAGGACTTTGCCTCTATCCCGCGGCGGTCCTTATACTTGCCCTGACCGACCATCCACGCCTCGTCCATTCCGACGTGAATGCGGCGTGAAGAGAAGTCCTCGGAGCAGGTGCGGATCATCTTATCGATAAGCTCGTAGGTCTTCGGCTCGTCAACGAGCAGTATGTCGAAAATATCGCAGACGGGGTTGTACGCCTCCCACTTCATCACCTCGCCGAGATGCGCGAGCGTCTGGATGCAGGGAACAAGCTCGATGCCGAAGCGGCGGGCGTAGGCGTCGATTTCGCGGATCTCGTCGTGAGAGTATCTGCCGCGCATATAACCGAAGTAGGGCTCGCCGTCGAGGGTGTAGGTGTCCTCGGTGTAAAGCATAAGCATATTATGCCCCATCAGCGCGATGTGGCGTATCATCTTTTTCAGCGACGTGACGGTCAGAACGCCGTTGCGCGAGCAGTCGAGCATCGGGCCGAGGGACTTGTGCCGCGGAGTCTCGCTCGTTTCGCAGCCGCCGTCCGTTTCCGCAAGCAGTCCGAGCGCACGGAAGAAAAAAGCGGGCTCAGAATACGCGAGGACGGCGGAGCCGCCTTCGCGCCTGACGGAGAGCCCGCGCGTTTCGGTTTTTTCGGCGGTCAGCTTCAGACCGTCGGCCGATTCTTCGATTTTGAGTATTCCGAGCAGTTCGGATGCGGGTGAGCGGAGTTCTTCGGAAAGCGCGGAAAGGTTGAGCTTCATAGTCGTTCTCCTTTTCAGTCGTTTGCGTTCCTCTGTGAGAAGGCGAGTTTTGCGGATACTATAACGGCGAATGCCGCAATGAGCAGGCAGGCGAAGTCGAATCCGGAGACGGCGTCGAAGAAGGAAACGCCTTCGGCGGTCAGCGCGTCGACGAAGTTCGGGATGACCGTCATGCAGGAGAAGAGCGCCGCGGGCAGCGAAAGCCCGACTACCGCGGCGGTGGAGGAGGTAAAGCCCTTGGCGGTGGATTTGAAGAAATAAAGCAGGAACATTACCGTGCTCGCGGTCATCAGCACGTGAAAGTAGTGGTCCGAGATGTTCGCCACGCGGGTGTAGCCGAGAAACTCATATGCGAGCTTGACGAGCAGCCAGATAAGAGGTATCAGCGCGAGCAGCAGCGAAAGACGGTATTTGAAATCGAAGCCGGTGAATATCTGGCACGCGAAGACCACTATTATCACCGCCGACACGAACTCGAACAAACCCAACAGCAACGCAAAAAGATCGAACTCCGCTTCGGAAAGGACGTTTTCGAGCACCTTCTGAACGGCGTCGAAGCCGAGCGCGATCGCCGCGGCAAAAAGCACCGCGCCGGCCGCCTTGGGAGCGATCGTTTCACCGCCGTTCTCCTTACGGGTCATTATCATGACAACGATGGCGAAAATGATCGCGAGTATGGATACCAGAGCGGCGAAAGAGAATTTCTGCCCGCCCAGCAGTACGTGCGGAAACGCCGCGTTTTTAAGCGAAAGCAGTCGCAGCAGCGTGCCCGTGACGCAGAATACGGGAGTTGCGATAACGAGGGCCTTTCTCATTTTTATTCCTCCGTTTTAAGCCGCCGCAGCGGCGATGGGGTTTATTGCCTCTCCGAGAGAGGAGTATAAGGCGCTTTTTTCAGCACCGACATATACGCCGGACGGATAATGCGGTTGGAGACCGCGATCTCTTCGATGCGGTGTGCGCACCAGCCGGCGATTCGCGCGGTGGCGAATATCGGGGTAAAAAGCTCGCGCGGCATATTGAGCATCGTGTAGACGAAGCCGCTGTACATATCGACGTTGGCGCAGATGGGTTTGTCGTTCTGCTTGACCTCGGCGAACGCCGTCGGCGCGAGGCGCTCGACCGACTCGATGAGATTGAACTCGTCTGACATATTCTTCTTCTCCGCGAGGGAGGAGGCGTACTTTTTGAGCAGAACGGCTCTGGGATCGGAGAGGGTGTATACCGCGTGCCCCATGCCGTAGATGAGGCCGCTTCCGTCGCCCTTTTCGCGGCGCAGGATCGCCTTGAGGAATTCCAGCACCTCTTCGTCGTCCTTCCAGTCGGAGACGCCGGACTTGATGCAGTCCATCATCTCCGTGATCTTGAGATTTGCGCCGCCGTGCTTGAAGCCCTTGAGCGCGCCGACCGCCGCGGAAATCGCGGAGTAGGTGTCCGTTCCGGAAGACGAAAGCACTCTGCAGGCGAATGTGGAGTTGTTGCCGCCGCCGTGCTCCGCGTGGAGCATAAGGCAAACGTCGAGCAGCGTCGCTTCCTCCTCCGTATAGTGCATATCGGGGCGCAGGAAGGTCAGCAGACATTCCGCGGTGGAGAGGTTTTTCGGAATCGGGTGCAGATACATGCTCTGGTTATCATAGTGCCTGCGCTTTGACTGGTAGGCGTAAGAAACGATCGTCGGCACCCTCGCGATTATCTCTATCGACTGCCTCAGCAGTGTTTCGAGACTGACGTCATCGGGATTCGGGCAGTAGGAGTAGAGGTTGAGTATCGCGCTCTCCAGCTTGTTCATTATGTTGCGGCTGGGAGTCTTGATAAGCACGTCCTCGATGAAGCCGTGCGGAAGCTCGCGGCATTCGTCTATCGCGGCGCGGAAATCGTCGAGCTGCTTCTGCGTGGGAAGGGAGCCCATCAGCAGAAGATATTCCGTCTCTTCAAAGCCGAAACGGTCGTCCGCTCTCGCGCCGGCGACGAGCTCGTTGACGTCGATGCCGCGGTAGATGAGTTTGCCTTCCTCCGGCACCTTTTCGTTTTCATTTATGACGTAGCCGTGAACGTTGCAGATGTTCGTGACGCCGGCGACGACGCCGGAGCCGTCGCTGTTGCGGAGTCCGCGCTTTATGCGGTAGTTGTCGCGGGCGTAACGGTCAACATCGATGTTGTTATATTTGTTGTGTTCGCCGCATAGAGTTTCTATGTAGGCGTCTGCCAATAGGGGTTTTCTTTCTGCCATAAGGGTCGCTCCTGTTCTGAAATGCCGTGTATATAAAATTATACACATTTATTCTACTACTTATTATTATAATAGTCAACCGGAAATTTTCGATTTGTGAAAGGGAAAGCAAAATGAAAAGAATACTTGCCGTTTGTCTTTGCTACGCCGCGGTGCTGTTCGCGGTGCCGTTTTTCGTTTCGCGCCCCGGCGCCGCCTCCGCTGAAGAAGGGGAAACCGCCGCGCCGTCCGGATGGGGCGACACGATCAAAGTGTATAATCATAAAACGGACAAGGTCATGCTTCTGAACAGCTTCGACTACGTCGTAGGCGTCGTTGCGGCGGAGATTCCCGCGACATACGAGCCGGAGGCGCTGAAGGCGAACGCCGTCGCCGCGTATACTTACGCGATACGCAAGAAGGAATACACCGAGGCGCACCCCGGCTACGCCGAAAACGAGCACAAGGGAGCCCACGTCTGCACGAACTACGCGCACTGCAAAAGCTGGAAGAGCGAGGAGGAGCAGCGCGAGATGTGGGGGAGCAAATACGAGGAATACCGCGCCCGCGTCGAAGACGCCGTCCGCGCGGTTTACGGTGAAACGCTTCTCTACGACGGCGCTCCCGCGCTGACGGTATTCTATTCTATATCGGCGGGCTCGACGGCGGCGTGCAAGGACGTCTGGGGCAACGATGTGCCGTATCTGCAGAGCGTCGACAGCAGCTGGGACGAAAACGAAAAGGGCTTTCTGTCGACCGTAACGCTTTCAGACGCGGAGGTGAAGGAGAAGCTTGCGGACTGCGCGCTTCCCGACGCGCCGGAAGAATGGCTGACCGTGACCGACCGCGCGGAAAGCGGTTACGTCCGCGCCGTGACGGCGGGGGATAAGACCTTCACCGGCGGGGAGATACGCAAGCTGTTTTCGCTGCGGTCAAACTGCTTCGAGATCGCGCACGCGGACGGAGTCTTCACATTCACCGTCAAGGGCTACGGCCACGGAGTCGGCATGAGTCAGACCGGCTCGCAGGCGATGGCGCTCGCGGGCAGCGGCTACCGGGATAT
This window encodes:
- a CDS encoding citrate synthase, which gives rise to MAERKPLLADAYIETLCGEHNKYNNIDVDRYARDNYRIKRGLRNSDGSGVVAGVTNICNVHGYVINENEKVPEEGKLIYRGIDVNELVAGARADDRFGFEETEYLLLMGSLPTQKQLDDFRAAIDECRELPHGFIEDVLIKTPSRNIMNKLESAILNLYSYCPNPDDVSLETLLRQSIEIIARVPTIVSYAYQSKRRHYDNQSMYLHPIPKNLSTAECLLTFLRPDMHYTEEEATLLDVCLMLHAEHGGGNNSTFACRVLSSSGTDTYSAISAAVGALKGFKHGGANLKITEMMDCIKSGVSDWKDDEEVLEFLKAILRREKGDGSGLIYGMGHAVYTLSDPRAVLLKKYASSLAEKKNMSDEFNLIESVERLAPTAFAEVKQNDKPICANVDMYSGFVYTMLNMPRELFTPIFATARIAGWCAHRIEEIAVSNRIIRPAYMSVLKKAPYTPLSERQ
- a CDS encoding helix-turn-helix transcriptional regulator; this encodes MADKSRNDTLILFFCATPEDIVKCWEKYSRGCHRMLFFAGGGVNITVNGEDYAAGEKTITFFRSSDMCEFPAEWHSGSKQKHIECYAVFVGGAHYDAVRKLLGEDAAFSDYGRARAPLSFKLDDIQCDKMIREMKDFNQSEDIGAAEHLNSTRLLVAGYYYSFIVRGNRPAVRFADAPRWLNDYYELISKPEIFTLPFEQIVALSGKTREHLSRVFKSLTGVNISDFIVSKRINYACVLLRDGKKPIQEIVEKCGFTNIGTFYNNFKKKTGESPERYRKMLISGESFGGKKKPVHNG
- the spoIID gene encoding stage II sporulation protein D, whose translation is MKRILAVCLCYAAVLFAVPFFVSRPGAASAEEGETAAPSGWGDTIKVYNHKTDKVMLLNSFDYVVGVVAAEIPATYEPEALKANAVAAYTYAIRKKEYTEAHPGYAENEHKGAHVCTNYAHCKSWKSEEEQREMWGSKYEEYRARVEDAVRAVYGETLLYDGAPALTVFYSISAGSTAACKDVWGNDVPYLQSVDSSWDENEKGFLSTVTLSDAEVKEKLADCALPDAPEEWLTVTDRAESGYVRAVTAGDKTFTGGEIRKLFSLRSNCFEIAHADGVFTFTVKGYGHGVGMSQTGSQAMALAGSGYRDILYHYYPGTVIAERYEPAEKAE
- a CDS encoding ribonuclease J — its product is MSNSKSRKKTEQRIEGAKKRMTAAEKQAARDAADKAAFMEKLNASKKTQAGLPGTDSTPIPLKKREGRVVEIPFKPAKTRAKKQQAEPKPEPPKPEPKAAKKNRRRAEKPAPAQPEAAPAQTVPAVTAPSAKRKKNRKAEKSASPLKIMALGGLHEIGKNLYVFEYENDMIIVDVGLEFPDQDMLGIDVVIPDFTYLLNNREKIRGIIITHGHEDHIGGLPYLMKELDTTIYSTRMTQGLIEAKFVEHGLKGKVNMNTVKAGDVIKLGCFEVEFITVNHSIPDAVALAIKTPVGTLVHTGDFKIDTTPTQGEMIDLARFGDLGNEGVLALLMDSTNAERPGYTMSERRVSQSLENIFKNAEGKRIIIATFSSNVYRVQQIIDIAAALGRKVALSGRSMVNVTAIAEQLGYIKLPAGVLLDINVIDKYPKDQTVIITTGSQGETMSALYRMAYSDHRKVVVSEDDLIVLSSNPIPGNEKFVTNIVNELMKLGCSVVYESLAEVHTSGHACQEELKLILGLVKPKFNIPVHGEYNHLKKSQMLGESMGIPTENILISDNGKVIELTPESAAFKGEVPTGSVFVDGTSVGDVGAIVMRERRQLASDGLIVVAVSVDRQTGYLVCEPEIISRGFVYMRESEELLGQLKELVTDCVNRNATIGVHDYNALKTVVRDELSKTIFKQSKRTPMVIPVISHI
- a CDS encoding beta-N-acetylhexosaminidase; protein product: MKLNLSALSEELRSPASELLGILKIEESADGLKLTAEKTETRGLSVRREGGSAVLAYSEPAFFFRALGLLAETDGGCETSETPRHKSLGPMLDCSRNGVLTVTSLKKMIRHIALMGHNMLMLYTEDTYTLDGEPYFGYMRGRYSHDEIREIDAYARRFGIELVPCIQTLAHLGEVMKWEAYNPVCDIFDILLVDEPKTYELIDKMIRTCSEDFSSRRIHVGMDEAWMVGQGKYKDRRGIEAKSSIMRKHLKKVCDICDKYGVSPMMWSDMLFNCDAEGNPRNRYDTTASLPADIHEVPPKNMTLVYWDYYNGDKRIYDGVIEMHQKFDNPVAFAGGAWKWVGFAPLNHYSFTRSKPAIESCFEHGVDDILITAWGDNGCECPFFAVLPVFQLYAEGCFTGDISEERAARRFRTCVGGEMEDFMMLDMPQLPAGNFDSPTDLNPAKYLVYGDPFIGLADKHIGADYPETYAKYAQYLSCAADRNPEWRYIFDNSAALCRYLSEKLGLALKLKPAYDSGDKAELKRLREGELEAAFAAFEQFFETFRTQWYTENKTFGFEVEDLRLGGLRSRFITMMRRIDEYLDGKLDDLPELAEERLRLDCRGDGEKPDIHCNKWAFAATANPV